In Citrus sinensis cultivar Valencia sweet orange chromosome 4, DVS_A1.0, whole genome shotgun sequence, one DNA window encodes the following:
- the LOC102613104 gene encoding DEAD-box ATP-dependent RNA helicase 18 → MESNPNKALTETRFSDLKPALSEPVLEALAEAGFEFCTPVQAATIPLLCSYKDVAVDAATGSGKTLAFVVPLVEILRRASSARKPHQIMGMIISPTRELSSQIYHVAQPFISTLPDVKSVLLVGGVEVKADVKKIEEEGANLLIGTPGRLYDIMERMDVLDFRNLEILVLDEADRLLDMGFQKQISYIISRLPKLRRTGLFSATQTEAVEELSKAGLRNPVRVEVRAESKSHHVSASSQQLASSKTPLGLHLEYLECEPDEKPSQLVDLLIKNKSKKIIIYFMTCACVDYWGVVLPRLAVLKSLSLIPLHGKMKQTAREKALASFTSLSSGILLCTDVAARGLDIPGVDCIVQYDPPQDPNVFVHRVGRTARLGRQGRSIVFLSPKEEAYVEFLRIRRVPLQERKCSDDASDVVPEIRSAAKKDRDVMEKGLRAFVSYIRAYKEHHCSYIFRWKELEVGKLAMGYGLLQLPSMSEVKIHSLSTKGFVPVKDIKLEDIKYKDKSREKQRKKNLQAKKEAQQKEPKRQKPNKASDAATTVMRKKTAKQRRATQAIEDEDELARDYRLLKKLKKGSIDESEFAKMTGTEELL, encoded by the exons ATGGAGTCCAACCCGAACAAAGCGTTAACAGAAACTCGCTTTTCCGATTTGAAGCCGGCGCTTTCCGAGCCAGTTCTCGAAGCCTTAGCTGAAGCCGGCTTTGAGTTTTGCACGCCTGTTCAAGCTGCCACAATCCCTTTGTTATGCAGCTACAAGGACGTAGCCGTGGACGCCGCCACCGGCTCTGGCAAAACCCTAGCTTTTGTCGTCCCTCTAGTGGAGATCCTCCGCCGTGCCTCTTCTGCTCGGAAACCCCACCAG ATAATGGGGATGATTATCTCACCAACAAGGGAGCTATCATCGCAAATATACCATGTTGCACAGCCGTTCATCTCAACTTTACCGGATGTTAAGTCTGTGCTTCTTGTGGGAGGTGTGGAGGTGAAAGCAGATGTGAAGAAAATAGAGGAAGAAGGAGCAAATTTGTTGATCGGGACACCTGGGAGGCTATATGATATAATGGAACGTATGGATGTCTTGGATTTTCGGAACCTTGAG ATTTTGGTTCTAGATGAGGCTGACAGGCTCTTGGATATGGGATTCCAGAAACAGATCAGTTACATCATATCTCGCCTGCCTAAACTTCGTAGAACTGGCCTTTTTTCAGCTACTCAAACTGAGGCAGTTGAAGAGCTATCCAAAGCAGGGCTGAGGAATCCTGTGAGGGTTGAAGTGCGAGCAGAATCAAAATCACATCATGTATCGGCATCATCGCAGCAACTAGCCTCTTCGAAAACACCTTTAGGCCTTCATCTTGAG TATTTGGAATGTGAACCAGATGAGAAACCATCACAACTTGTTGATCTGCTTATAAAGAACAAGTCTAAAAAGATTATAAT ATATTTCATGACTTGTGCTTGTGTTGACTACTGGGGAGTTGTTCTTCCACGTCTGGCTGTTTTGAAGAGTCTCTCGTTGATTCCTCTTCATGGAAAGATGAAGCAG ACTGCTAGGGAGAAAGCATTAGCTTCATTTACATCTCTTTCAAGTGGCATTCTTCTATGTACGGATGTTGCTGCACGTGGACTTGACATTCCTGGTGTTGATTGTATAGTGCAG TATGATCCCCCTCAAGATCCAAATGTTTTCGTTCACAGAGTTGGTCGAACTGCTAGGTTGGGTAGACAAGGGCGCTCCATTGTTTTCCTATCACCCAAG GAGGAAGCTTATGTAGAATTCCTGCGGATAAGAAGGGTTCCTCTTCAAGAGAGGAAATGCTCTGATGATGCTTCTGATGTAGTTCCTGAG ATTCGATCTGCAGCAAAAAAAGACCGTGATGTCATGGAGAAAGGTCTCAGAGCATTTGTTTCTTATATACGTGCATATAAAGAGCATCACTGCTCGTATATCTTCAG GTGGAAAGAACTTGAGGTCGGGAAATTGGCTATGGGTTATGGCTTACTACAACTTCCTTCAATGTCTGAGGTAAAGATCCATTCTCTTTCCACCAAGGGTTTCGTCCCAGTTAAAGACATCAAGTTGGAGGACATCAAGTACAA GGATAAATCACGTGAGAAACAAAGGAAGAAGAATTTGCAAGCAAAGAAAGAGGCACAGCAGAAAGAACCAAAACGACAGAAACCAAACAAGGCCTCAGATGCTGCAACTACTGTGATGAGGAAGAAAACAGCAAAACAGAGACGTGCTACCCAGGCAATCGAAGACGAAGATGAGCTGGCCCGGGATTACCGCCTAttaaaaaagctaaaaaaggGTAGTATAGATGAAAGTGAATTTGCAAAGATGACGGGGACAGAAGAGTTGCTATAA